CGGCCGGGTCGGCGGCCGTGCTCGGGTCCGGTCGCCCGGTGCCGCGTGCGGGGCCGCGGGGCGCCGGGGGCGGTGCGGCCGTCAACGGTGCGGCGGGGCGCAGCAGTTGTGCTTCGGGCAGGGCGGGCGGGGCGGTCCTCGCCGGTTCCGCCTCGGCGGAGGGCGGGGCGGTGCGGACGACGGTCCGCTCGCGCGACGTGTGGTGGTGGACCTCGGTGACGGGCCGCCGCGGGTCGTCCCGGTCGGCGGCGGCCTCGCGGGCGGCGGGCGGCCGGGCCGCGGCCTCGTCGGTTTCCGGCACCGCACCGCGCGCCCTGACCGCCTCGACGCGTTCGAAAGGGCCGGGCAGCCGCGGCCGTACCCGGACCGTGTCCGGTGCGGTGGCGGTGTGCCGGGCGATCAGCCGGTCGAGGAAGTCGGGGGCCCGGGAGGGGTCGGTCACGGAGGAGTCAGACATCCGCACACAGCTCCAGGTAGTAACGGCGGCGCAGCGGGCTCAGCGCCAGGATCTCCGGCTCGCTCCAGCCGTAGGCGGTGGCGAGCAGATGGACGTCGAGGAGCATGTCCCGGGCCCAGGCGTCGAGTTCGGTCCACAGGTAGGAGGCGATGTCCAGCTCGGCGCGGGTGGCGGTGCCGCACTCGGGGCAGCCGACGTTGAGCGTCACGTCGGCGCCGGGGTCGGCGGCCTGCGCGGCCTCGGCGATCCGCCGCTGTACCGGTGCGGGGAGGGCGTCGGCGGTGCGGGGCGTCCCGTCGTGGGTCGCCGAGACCAGGCAGCGGGCGAGCAGCGCGGCGCGCGGGTCGGCGGCACGGGCCGCGGCCGTGAGGTCGGCCGCGGCGGGCAGCCGGAAGGCGATGTCCCAGCCGCCCTCCGTCAGCCGCACGACGTGCCGTGCGGGCCGGTCGAGGGACCGGGCGAACTCCCCCGCGTCCAGTTCGAACTCCATGTCCGCGCCGCACGCGTGGCAGTCCAGCCGCACCTGCATCCGCTCCCCGAACAGGGCGCGGCGCAGGGCGAGCAGGTCGCCCTCGCGCTCACCGAGCGGTACGGCGGGCAGCGCCGTGGCGTCGAGGTCCGGGCGCGCCGTGCCGTGCAGCAGCAGGGCGCGCCCGGCGGGCGCCTCGGCGAGGCCCGCCTCCCAGGTGGCCAGCAGCACGGCCGCCCCGGTGTTCGCCATGTGTTCCCCCCGGTTCCTCTCACCTCACCGCGCGTCGCTCAGGCCGGGTTGAGGAAGGAGGGTTCCTCGGGCTCGGGTACTTCGTAGTCCCGTTCCCAGCCCTCGCATTCGAGCTTCAGCGACTGGATGGCCACGGCGTTGGCGTTGGCGTCGAGTTCGCCGAGGACCTGGTACTCGCTGGGCCAGGTCCGGTACAGCTTGTGCGAGACGGCGACCTGGCCGGCCTCGTTGAGGACCTGGATGACGATGTCCTTGCGGAAGTCGGCGAGGGAGACCTCGGCGCCGAGGCCCGCGCCGACCTGCCAGACCTTGTTGGCCCAGCGGTCGAACTCGGGGTCGTGGGTGACGCCCCGTTCCAGCGTGATGCCGTCGAACTCGGAGCGCCCCGGCGACTTGCGCGGGGAACTGGGGTCGCCGCCGTGGCGGTGCTTGACGACCTCGGTGGTGCGCTTGAGCGGGCTGATCTTGCTGATGCCGGCGACCGTACGACCGTCCCACAGGACCAGGAACTTGAAGTTCTTGTAGGGGTCGAAACGATGGGCGTTGACGGTGAACTCTGCCATCGGATTCCTTCGGCTCTCCAGGATTCCCGCGGGACTACAGCTCGAACTGGCCGGACGTCTGCTGGATCTTCACGATCACGAACTCGGCGGGCCGCACCGGTGCGATGCCGACCAGGACGTTCACGATGCCGTTCGCGATGTCCTCGTCGGTGGTGGTGTCGCTGTCGCACTTGACGAAGTAGGCCTCGCGCGGGGTGCCGCCCTTGAAGGCGCCCTGCCGGAAGAGGGTGTGCAGGTACGAGGAGGCGGCCAGCCTGATCTGCTGCCACAGGTTCTCGTCGTTGGGTTCGAACACCACCCATTGCAGGCCGCGTTGGAGGCTCTCCTCGACGTGCAGGGCGAGCCGTCGTACGGGCACGTACTTCCACTCGCCGTCCAGCGCGTCGGTGCCCTCCAGGGTGCGGGCGCCCCAGACGGTCGGACCGGTCAGCGGGAACGTGCGCAGGCAGTTGACGCCGAGCGGGTTGAGCAGTCCGGTCTCCCGGTCGGTCAGGTCAACGGTGAGGGAGTGCACGCCGGCGAGCCGGGCCTCGGTGCCGGCGGGCGCCTTCCACACGCCGCGCTCGGCGTCGGTGCGCGCGATGACGCCGGCGACCGCGCCGCAGGCCGGGAAGGCGCGCAGCCGTCCGGTGAGCGGGTCGGTCAGTTGGAGGTGCGGGAAGTACAGGCCGGCGTGGTTGCCGCGCACCGCGTCGAAGGCGGCGACGCCGGCGCGGGCCGTGTCGACGCTGACCCAGGTGGACGGGGCGTCGACGAGCAGGAAGATCCGCCGCTCCTCGCACAGCCGCTGCGCGGCGGAGACGACCGTGACGGCGTCCTCGGTCTTCTCGTACGCGGCGAGTTCGGGCAGCGCGAGGAGGTTGACGTCGGCTGCCTGGCGCAGCGCCTGGATGCCGGTCTTGGCGGCCTCGGAGCCGATCAGGTCGCGGGGTCCGGGTGCCTCGCCGTCCTCGCCGCCGGCCAGCGGGAAGACGGGCGGGTTGACCGAGGCTTCCAGGCCGAGGTCGTTGGCGCACTCGCCGACGAAGCGGACGACGTCCTCGGGGTCGGTGGAGCCTGCGACGACCTGGAGGCGGCGGCCGAACGCGGTGACCTCGGTGCCGGCGAAGGCGTGCTTGCCGGGTGCGTCGGGCAGGGCGCGCAGCTTGCGTTCGAGCAGCAGCGCCAGCTCGGCGACCGAGCACGGTGCCTCGCCGTCGCTCTCGGGGTCGTAGAGGGTGCACTCGCGCTCCACGTCGCCGATCTTGACGGTGAGGTCGACGGCGAGGTCGGGCAGCCGGTGGCCGAACGGTTTGGAGACGGTGCCGGACGGGTCGGGGCGGCCCTCGCCGACCGCGTCGACGCGGATCAGCCGGGAGCCGGCGTTGACGACGGTGGGGGCGTGGCGGTCGCTGGCCGGGTCCATGGACAGGCCGGTGAAGCTCTCGCGGGCCGCGCCCCGGGCGTCGTGGACGCGCAGGTTGAAGGTGTCGTCGGGGCAGGGGGTGTCGTGGTCGACGGCCACGCGCAGGCCGTTGCCCCACACGCCGGGCTCCTTGGCGCGCACCTCCAGGACGTCGCTGTCGCTGTGCCCCTCGGTGGACTTCAGGGTGACGCGGGCGGCCTTGCCGCTGCCGGCCTTGGTGACCCGGACGACGACGGCGACGGTGCCGCCGTTGCCGAAGAACTGGTGGACCGCGTAGCCGACCGCGCTGCGCGCGCCGAGGCCGCCGAATCGGCGTTCGAACTCCGCGAAGCTGGTGACGCGCACCGGCTCGTTGAGCGGACCGCGCCGGGTGTGGCCGACGAAAGCGGTCACCGACGTGGTCAGGGTCGAGATGGTGCGGGTGCTGCTGGGAAGCTCTTCGACGTAGACGCCGGGATACGTCGGCTTGGCGGCGCTCACCGAGCTCATCGGCTTTCCCCCTCCTGTCCCTGTCTCGGGCACCGGACAATGGCACCAAGAGGCAGGCGGCAAAGAGACAGGTTCCGGTTCGGCGCGGCGGACGACCCCACGCAACCGGCCGGTCAACGCTGGACGTGCACCCGCATCAGATTCCCCCGCCAGTTCCCGGTCGGCGGTCGGCCGGCCGGGGCAAGCAACGCTTGTGACTCCTGATGCTCGTAGACGAACCCACCTTGAGGCATGGGGAGTTGGGCCAGCAAGCCGCGTTCCGGCCACCCCAAAGGAAGGTTTCGTGAAGGTAAATGCCAGGTATTATCGCATCCCGCACGCATGTCACCGACAACAGGCCCGAAGGATCTTCACAGGAAATGCCGAGGGAATGTGACGGTTCAATTCCGGCACATTTTGGATCACCTACGAGCGTCCGGAATTCGACTTCGCTCACATTCGTGGTGGCGGATTCCGGTGTTTATGGTCCGCGTGCAGGGCGGGGCGACCCCACGTCACTCAGGCATGCCGTCCCCACCGCCCCCGGTGGACGACCTCCGCCGCGTCGCGTCGGCGTTCTTCGATGCCGGGGCTCTGCGGGGGCAGTTCGTCGGCCCGGTAGCCGACCGTGATGGCGCCGATGGGGTCGTACTCGTCGGGGATGCCGAACTCGGTGCGGAACGGTGGGAGATGCTCGGGCATGATGCCGAAGAAGCAGGCTCCCAGGCCCTCGTCGACGGCCGTCAGCAGCATCAGCAGGGAGGCCATCCCGGTGTCGATGTACCAGTACGGCGCGGGCCAGCGGGCCTCGTCGCGGTCCACCCAGCCCTTGCCGGGTTCGGCGTAGCGGTCGAGGTAGGCCGCCTTGTGGGCCAGGGGGACCACGACCAGCGGGGCGTCCTGCATGGTCGGCGTCTTCTCGACCCGGGTGGGGACGAACGGCCAGAAGCGGGCCCGGTCGGCGGGGTCGGTCAGGGCGAGGAAGGCCCAGCCCTGCGAGAAGCCGGCCGAGGGAGCGCGCAGGGCGGAGGCGAGGACGCGCTCGACCACCTCGGGGGCCAGCGGTTTGTCGGAATAGTGCCGGACCATGCGCCTGCGGCGGACCACCTCGGAGAATTCCATGGCGCGAGATCCTGCCACGCGCGCCTCGGGCGGCACAGTGGTTCCATCCGGCCGCCCGCCCGGCTCAGAACAGCAGGACCACCTTGCCCGCCAGGCCGCCCGCCTCGAAGTGCTCGTGGGCCGCGCGCACCTCGGTGACCGGGTAGTGCGCGGCCACCCGTACCCGCAGCCGCCCGGCGTCGACCAGAGCGGCCAGTTCCGCCAGGTCCTTCCCGCTCTCCTGGACGTAGCTCTTGGCGGCACCGGGCACGTCCGGCAGCGGCTCGTCGGCGATCGAGACGTACCGGCCGCCGTCCGCGAGCGCGGCGGACACGTCGACACCCGCGGTGTCGAGCACCGCGTCGTACGCCCCCCGGGGCAGTTCCGCGGCCGAGCACGTCACCTCCGAGGCGCCGAACTCCCTTACGATTTCGATGTGTTCGGGGCGGGATACCAGTGCGTCGACCGTCACGCCGGTCCGCCGGGCCAGCTGGACCGAAAGGCCGCCCACCGCGCCCGCGGCCCCGGTCACCAGCAGGCGGGCGCGGTCTTCCAGGCGCAGCGCGGCGAGCGCCTGCACCGCCGTGGTCCCGGCGAGCGGCAGCGTCGCGGCCTCGGGCAGGGTGAGCGTCGCGGGGGCGTGGGCCAGCAGCCGCTCCGGCAGCCGGACCAGCTCGGCCCAGGTGCCCAGGCCGGTGGCCAGCTGCGCGGACATGGCGATCACCCGGTCGCCGACCGCGAACCGCGCCGAGTCGCTCGCGACGACGATGCCGGCCAGGTCCCAGCCCAGGGTCGCGGGCAGGGCGGGGCCCACGTCCCAGGCCCGGGTCTTCCAGTCCACCGGGTTCAGGCTGCTCGCGACCGTCCGCACCAGCACCTCGCCCGCGTCCGGCGCCGGGTCGGCCACCTCCCGCACGGTGAGCACCTCGGGACCACCGTGGACATCGATCTGTACCGCGCGCATGACGACAACTCCTCGTGTTCCAGGCCGGATCACCGGCCGCGGTGACCGTTCGGCCACGGCTCGGAGTTCACGCTAAAGTCTGACACCGGTGTGAGAGTCAAGCCGTGGAGGCCGTCATGCGCATCGGTGAGATGGTGCGGCGCACCGGGGTCGCCGAGCGGCTGCTGCGCTACTACGAGGAGCAGGGCCTGCTGGCACCGGAGCGCCTGCCCAGCGGTTACCGCGTCTACGACGAGCAGGACGTCGAGACGGTCCGCCGGATCCGTACGCTGCTCGCCGCCGGGCTCACCACGGACACCATCGCGCGGGTGCTGCCGTGCGTCCGCGACGAGGGCGAGCGGCTGGTGCCGGTCTGCGCCGACCTGGTCGCGGAGCTGCGCCGGGAGCGTGAGCGGATCACCCGTGCCATCGACGACCTCCAGGCGTCGCGCGGCATGCTGGACACCGTCATCGAAGCCGGTCCGCGGTCGGCTCCGGCGGGCGCCCCGGCGGCCCGCGCGGGCGGCCGGCCGGACTGACCCGGCGGCCGGACCGACGCGCCGCCGCCCGGGCTACCCGCCCGTACAATTCGATCCCGGACGATCGCGGGCCGTACGGGCCGCGGTCCAGACGACGAGGTGAGGGGGCGCCCGTGCCCAGCCAGCGGTCCATCGGCGAGGCGGAGAAGCTCGCGGAGGCGAAGCTCGGCGGCATCTCCCTGCGCCGGGAGCAGATGGCCGCCGTGGCCAACATCTACCGTGCCGCGTCGGCCGTCCGCCAGCACCTGGAGAACTCGGTGCTGCGCGGCTCCGACCTGACCTGGACCGCCTTCGTGGTGCTGTGGGTCGTGTGGGTGTGGGGCGAGTCGGAGACCCGGCACGTGGCCGAGGAGGCGGGGATCTCCAAGGGCACCCTGACCGGGGTGTCCCGGACGCTGGAGTCGCGGGGCCTGCTGCGGCGCACCGGCCACCCCACGGACGGCCGGCTCGTCCTGCTGGCCCTCACCGAGGCGGGCGAGGACTTCATGCGCCGGGTCTTCCCCGCGTTCAACGAGGAGGAGGCCTTCGTCACCGCCCGCCTCAGCGACGAGGAGTGCCGTGACCTCGCCAGCGTTCTGCGCCGTGTGGTGCTCCAGGTCGAGGAGGAGGGCGAGGAGCGGCGCAGGTCGCTGCTGAACGGCGAGGAACCGACTCCGCGCCGCAGCGGGCGGCGGGCCCGGAAGTAGCTCCCGCGCCACGACGGCGGCGGGCCCGGAAGCAGCCCCACGCCACAACGGCGGGCCCCCGCAAGCAGCCCCGGTGGCTGCTTGCCGGGACCCCCCCCGTCCCGTTACCGGGCCCGTTCCACCAGCGCGTCGAAGAGCCGCTGCTGCGCCGGGTCCTCGTGCGCGGTGTCCTCCGGATGCCACTGCACGGCGAGCAACAGGCCGTCGTGCGAAGGGAGTTCGACCGCCTCCACGGTTCCGTCGGCGGCCCGCGCGGTGACCGTGAGCCCCTCGCCGAGCCGGTCCAGGCGCTGGTGGTGGTAGCAGGACGCCTCGGCCTTGTCGGTGCCGGTGATCCGGGCCACCGCCGAACCGGGGGCGAGGGCGACGGGGTGCCTGAGGTGGCGGTGGTCGCGGTCGGGTCCGCCCATGTCCTGGTGCAGGGTGCCGCCCAGGACGGTGTTCACCACCTGGAGGCCCCGGCACACGGCCAGCAGCGGCAGCCCGGTCGCGAGGGCCTGACGGGCGAGTTCCAGGTCGAAGGCGTCCTGCTCGTCGTCCACGTCGTAGACGGTGTCGTGGGTGTGCGCGGCGCCGTAGCGGTGGGGGGCGAGGTCGCCGCCGCCGGGCAGCAGCAGGCCGTCGAACCGGGCGAGGCGGACGGCGACCTCGGCGGGGTCGGCCGTGCCGCCGGGGGCGTGCGGGTGCAGGGTGACGGGCTCGCCGCCCGCCCGCCACACGGCCTCGACGAGGGCGCGCGCGTTGACCTCGGCGGCGTGCCGCAGCGCGGAGGCGGTGGCGGAGAAGCGGGCGGGTACGGCGATCAGCGGGCGGTGGGTCACA
This Streptomyces misionensis DNA region includes the following protein-coding sequences:
- a CDS encoding MerR family transcriptional regulator, with amino-acid sequence MRIGEMVRRTGVAERLLRYYEEQGLLAPERLPSGYRVYDEQDVETVRRIRTLLAAGLTTDTIARVLPCVRDEGERLVPVCADLVAELRRERERITRAIDDLQASRGMLDTVIEAGPRSAPAGAPAARAGGRPD
- a CDS encoding nitroreductase family protein yields the protein MEFSEVVRRRRMVRHYSDKPLAPEVVERVLASALRAPSAGFSQGWAFLALTDPADRARFWPFVPTRVEKTPTMQDAPLVVVPLAHKAAYLDRYAEPGKGWVDRDEARWPAPYWYIDTGMASLLMLLTAVDEGLGACFFGIMPEHLPPFRTEFGIPDEYDPIGAITVGYRADELPPQSPGIEERRRDAAEVVHRGRWGRHA
- a CDS encoding phage tail sheath subtilisin-like domain-containing protein; translated protein: MSSVSAAKPTYPGVYVEELPSSTRTISTLTTSVTAFVGHTRRGPLNEPVRVTSFAEFERRFGGLGARSAVGYAVHQFFGNGGTVAVVVRVTKAGSGKAARVTLKSTEGHSDSDVLEVRAKEPGVWGNGLRVAVDHDTPCPDDTFNLRVHDARGAARESFTGLSMDPASDRHAPTVVNAGSRLIRVDAVGEGRPDPSGTVSKPFGHRLPDLAVDLTVKIGDVERECTLYDPESDGEAPCSVAELALLLERKLRALPDAPGKHAFAGTEVTAFGRRLQVVAGSTDPEDVVRFVGECANDLGLEASVNPPVFPLAGGEDGEAPGPRDLIGSEAAKTGIQALRQAADVNLLALPELAAYEKTEDAVTVVSAAQRLCEERRIFLLVDAPSTWVSVDTARAGVAAFDAVRGNHAGLYFPHLQLTDPLTGRLRAFPACGAVAGVIARTDAERGVWKAPAGTEARLAGVHSLTVDLTDRETGLLNPLGVNCLRTFPLTGPTVWGARTLEGTDALDGEWKYVPVRRLALHVEESLQRGLQWVVFEPNDENLWQQIRLAASSYLHTLFRQGAFKGGTPREAYFVKCDSDTTTDEDIANGIVNVLVGIAPVRPAEFVIVKIQQTSGQFEL
- a CDS encoding NADP-dependent oxidoreductase → MRAVQIDVHGGPEVLTVREVADPAPDAGEVLVRTVASSLNPVDWKTRAWDVGPALPATLGWDLAGIVVASDSARFAVGDRVIAMSAQLATGLGTWAELVRLPERLLAHAPATLTLPEAATLPLAGTTAVQALAALRLEDRARLLVTGAAGAVGGLSVQLARRTGVTVDALVSRPEHIEIVREFGASEVTCSAAELPRGAYDAVLDTAGVDVSAALADGGRYVSIADEPLPDVPGAAKSYVQESGKDLAELAALVDAGRLRVRVAAHYPVTEVRAAHEHFEAGGLAGKVVLLF
- a CDS encoding MarR family winged helix-turn-helix transcriptional regulator: MPSQRSIGEAEKLAEAKLGGISLRREQMAAVANIYRAASAVRQHLENSVLRGSDLTWTAFVVLWVVWVWGESETRHVAEEAGISKGTLTGVSRTLESRGLLRRTGHPTDGRLVLLALTEAGEDFMRRVFPAFNEEEAFVTARLSDEECRDLASVLRRVVLQVEEEGEERRRSLLNGEEPTPRRSGRRARK
- a CDS encoding gamma-glutamyl-gamma-aminobutyrate hydrolase family protein encodes the protein MTHRPLIAVPARFSATASALRHAAEVNARALVEAVWRAGGEPVTLHPHAPGGTADPAEVAVRLARFDGLLLPGGGDLAPHRYGAAHTHDTVYDVDDEQDAFDLELARQALATGLPLLAVCRGLQVVNTVLGGTLHQDMGGPDRDHRHLRHPVALAPGSAVARITGTDKAEASCYHHQRLDRLGEGLTVTARAADGTVEAVELPSHDGLLLAVQWHPEDTAHEDPAQQRLFDALVERAR
- a CDS encoding phage tail protein; its protein translation is MAEFTVNAHRFDPYKNFKFLVLWDGRTVAGISKISPLKRTTEVVKHRHGGDPSSPRKSPGRSEFDGITLERGVTHDPEFDRWANKVWQVGAGLGAEVSLADFRKDIVIQVLNEAGQVAVSHKLYRTWPSEYQVLGELDANANAVAIQSLKLECEGWERDYEVPEPEEPSFLNPA